The following are from one region of the Gloeomargarita lithophora Alchichica-D10 genome:
- a CDS encoding photosystem II protein Y, protein MDWRIAVVLGPVVVAASWAAFNIASAALQQWQKMNRKA, encoded by the coding sequence ATTGATTGGCGGATTGCGGTGGTGCTTGGCCCGGTGGTGGTGGCCGCTAGTTGGGCTGCGTTCAATATCGCCAGTGCCGCCCTGCAACAATGGCAGAAGATGAACCGCAAAGCCTGA
- a CDS encoding alpha-ketoacid dehydrogenase subunit beta, translating to MAETAFFNALRAAIDEEMERDATVFVLGEDVGHYGGSYKVTKNLYQKYGEWRVVDTPIAENSFTGMAVGAAMTGLRPIIEGMNMGFLLLAFNQIANNAGMLRYTSGGNFQIPLVIRGPGGVGRQLGAEHSQRLEAYFQAVPGLKIVACSTPYNAKGLLKSAIRDNNPVLFFEHVLLYNLKEDLPEEEYLLPLDKAELVQTGQDVTILTYSRMRHHVLQALPELRQRGIQPEIIDLLSLRPLDWETISSSVRKTHRVVIVEECMKTGGMGAEITAGVMERLFDELDAPVVRLSSQDIPTPYNGTLERLTVVQPEQIVSTVVDLVGGKI from the coding sequence ATGGCGGAAACGGCGTTTTTTAATGCGTTACGGGCGGCGATTGATGAGGAAATGGAGCGGGATGCGACGGTGTTTGTTCTAGGAGAAGACGTGGGGCATTACGGCGGTTCCTACAAGGTGACGAAAAATCTGTATCAAAAATATGGGGAATGGCGGGTGGTGGATACCCCGATTGCGGAAAATAGCTTTACGGGGATGGCGGTGGGGGCGGCGATGACGGGGTTGCGCCCGATTATTGAAGGGATGAATATGGGCTTTTTGCTGTTGGCGTTTAACCAAATTGCCAACAATGCCGGGATGTTGCGCTACACCTCCGGGGGCAATTTTCAGATTCCTTTGGTGATCCGCGGGCCAGGGGGGGTGGGTCGCCAGTTGGGGGCGGAACATTCCCAGCGTTTGGAAGCCTATTTCCAGGCGGTGCCGGGGTTGAAAATTGTCGCCTGCTCGACCCCCTACAATGCCAAGGGGTTGCTCAAGTCGGCGATTCGCGATAACAATCCGGTGCTATTTTTTGAACACGTCCTCCTGTACAACCTGAAGGAAGATTTGCCGGAGGAAGAGTATCTTTTGCCCTTGGATAAAGCAGAATTGGTGCAAACCGGCCAAGATGTGACGATTTTGACCTATTCCCGGATGCGCCACCACGTCCTGCAAGCCCTGCCGGAATTGCGCCAGCGGGGGATTCAACCCGAAATCATTGACCTGCTCTCCCTACGGCCTTTGGACTGGGAAACCATTAGTTCCTCTGTCCGCAAAACCCATCGGGTGGTGATCGTTGAGGAATGTATGAAAACGGGGGGCATGGGGGCAGAGATCACCGCCGGGGTCATGGAGCGGCTCTTTGATGAATTGGATGCACCCGTAGTACGTTTATCCTCCCAGGACATCCCCACCCCCTACAACGGCACCCTGGAACGCCTGACCGTGGTGCAACCGGAACAAATTGTCAGTACAGTGGTTGACCTGGTGGGTGGGAAAATTTAA
- the pdhA gene encoding pyruvate dehydrogenase (acetyl-transferring) E1 component subunit alpha, with protein MIQERPLPTFSPTAVQLSREEGLALYEDMVLGRTFEDKCAEMYYRGKMFGFVHLYNGQEAVASGVIRGAMRPGVDYVCSTYRDHVHALSAGVPAREVMAELFGKATGCSKGRGGSMHMFSAQHRLLGGYAFVAEGIPVAAGAAFQSKYRREVLGDASADQVTACFFGDGACNNGQFFETLNMAALWKLPLLFVVENNKWAIGMAHERATSDPHIYKKASVFNMAGVEVDGMDVLAVRQVAQTAVARARAGEGPTLIEALTYRFRGHSLADPDELRSKEEKEFWLSRDPIKRLGSYLLEQDLVTSQDLKTIDQKIKQTVEEAVVFAEQSPEPAPSELRRYIFAED; from the coding sequence GATTCAGGAGCGTCCTTTACCTACGTTTTCCCCAACAGCGGTGCAGTTGAGCCGGGAGGAGGGGTTGGCTCTGTACGAGGATATGGTGCTGGGGCGTACCTTTGAGGATAAATGTGCGGAAATGTACTACCGGGGCAAAATGTTCGGGTTTGTGCATTTGTATAACGGTCAAGAGGCGGTGGCCAGCGGGGTAATCCGGGGAGCCATGCGCCCTGGGGTGGATTATGTGTGCAGTACCTACCGGGATCATGTCCATGCGTTGAGTGCCGGGGTGCCCGCTCGCGAGGTGATGGCGGAATTGTTTGGCAAGGCCACCGGCTGTAGCAAGGGGCGGGGCGGTTCGATGCATATGTTTTCGGCGCAACACCGCCTGCTGGGGGGCTATGCGTTCGTGGCGGAGGGGATTCCGGTGGCGGCGGGGGCGGCATTCCAGAGCAAGTACCGCCGGGAAGTTTTAGGGGATGCCAGTGCGGATCAGGTGACGGCGTGTTTTTTTGGGGATGGGGCGTGTAACAATGGGCAATTTTTTGAAACCTTAAATATGGCCGCCCTGTGGAAATTGCCGCTTTTATTTGTGGTGGAAAATAATAAATGGGCGATTGGCATGGCGCACGAGCGGGCGACCTCTGACCCCCATATTTACAAAAAGGCCAGCGTGTTTAACATGGCCGGGGTGGAGGTGGACGGCATGGATGTGCTGGCGGTGCGGCAGGTGGCACAAACGGCGGTGGCACGGGCACGGGCGGGGGAGGGGCCGACCTTGATTGAAGCCTTGACCTATCGGTTTCGGGGGCACTCTTTGGCCGACCCGGATGAACTGCGGAGCAAGGAAGAAAAGGAATTTTGGTTGAGCCGTGACCCGATCAAACGCCTGGGCAGTTATCTTTTGGAACAGGATTTGGTTACGAGCCAAGACCTGAAAACCATTGACCAAAAAATCAAGCAGACGGTGGAGGAGGCGGTGGTGTTTGCGGAACAAAGTCCCGAACCCGCGCCTAGTGAATTGCGGCGATATATTTTTGCGGAAGATTAA